In one window of Prevotella sp. E13-17 DNA:
- a CDS encoding RyR domain-containing protein has product MNKKMYKPQPIDTSDVKLPIELEVLVEKMSKNVHEVWAETRVSQGWTYGEQRNDELKTHPCLIPYEELPEEEKEYDRNTSIGTLKLIMKLGFKISR; this is encoded by the coding sequence ATGAATAAAAAGATGTATAAACCGCAGCCAATTGACACAAGTGATGTTAAGCTGCCAATTGAGTTAGAAGTACTAGTAGAAAAGATGTCAAAGAACGTACATGAAGTATGGGCTGAGACTCGAGTCAGTCAGGGGTGGACGTATGGAGAACAGCGTAATGATGAGTTGAAGACTCACCCATGTCTCATCCCTTATGAGGAACTGCCAGAAGAAGAGAAAGAATATGATCGTAATACTTCCATCGGTACACTTAAACTAATCATGAAACTAGGATTCAAGATAAGTCGATAG